A stretch of Thermoplasmatales archaeon DNA encodes these proteins:
- a CDS encoding DUF6114 domain-containing protein, producing MLYIATYSIFILKKLDITVISELVEVWAGLAWGILIVLLGIMLYFDRPHHIAYGIGIMVFSIASIYGTNGGELIGLVLGFIAGIMAIEWKPKKVKTGVSNTTEVK from the coding sequence ATGTTGTACATAGCTACATATTCGATATTTATTCTGAAGAAATTAGACATAACTGTTATTTCGGAACTTGTGGAGGTATGGGCAGGCTTGGCATGGGGCATCCTAATAGTTCTCTTAGGTATCATGCTTTATTTTGATAGGCCGCATCATATCGCATACGGCATTGGAATCATGGTCTTTTCTATAGCAAGCATTTATGGCACGAATGGTGGCGAACTGATTGGCCTTGTATTAGGGTTTATAGCTGGAATAATGGCTATAGAATGGAAGCCGAAGAAGGTCAAGACCGGGGTATCAAATACCACAGAGGTCAAGTAA
- a CDS encoding ABC transporter ATP-binding protein, producing MSLELDEVNFRRGGFSLKNIDITVNEHTVLGIGGQNGSGKTTLVRVMYGFLHRDSGTIRLDGKVLEDYKMIDRARKISVVNQEISEPFNFTVEDVISLSGYSSEEKRNIDDALDLCGIGYLRHRSFSEISGGEKRLVIIAAAVYQNSKFVIMDEPTAFLDIDKELRVMKIIRSLKNAGKTVVLVMHDINLLYNLCDEVVFIKNGSMVASGSTEDTMTVENLLKTFDVKFKIYDNGTPYKFIPDDEMDSARMRRFS from the coding sequence ATGTCACTTGAATTGGACGAGGTGAACTTTAGAAGGGGCGGTTTCTCTCTGAAGAACATCGACATTACGGTAAATGAGCATACGGTCCTGGGTATAGGCGGGCAAAATGGATCGGGAAAAACAACGCTTGTAAGGGTAATGTATGGATTCCTGCATAGGGATAGTGGAACAATAAGACTTGATGGAAAGGTTCTGGAAGATTACAAGATGATTGATCGAGCAAGGAAAATTTCAGTGGTAAACCAGGAAATATCGGAGCCCTTCAATTTTACGGTAGAAGACGTTATATCGCTCTCCGGATACAGCTCCGAGGAGAAAAGGAACATCGATGACGCTTTGGATCTGTGTGGAATAGGGTACCTTAGGCATAGAAGTTTTTCCGAGATAAGTGGAGGAGAAAAGCGACTGGTGATCATCGCGGCTGCCGTTTATCAGAATTCTAAATTTGTTATAATGGATGAGCCCACGGCATTCCTGGATATCGACAAGGAGCTAAGAGTTATGAAAATTATTAGATCTCTTAAAAATGCTGGCAAGACCGTGGTTTTAGTGATGCACGACATAAATCTTCTCTATAACCTGTGCGACGAGGTTGTATTCATAAAGAATGGATCAATGGTCGCTTCTGGAAGTACAGAAGATACTATGACCGTTGAAAATCTATTAAAGACATTCGATGTCAAATTCAAGATTTATGACAACGGGACTCCATACAAATTTATTCCAGATGACGAAATGGATAGCGCTAGGATGAGAAGGTTTTCATAA
- a CDS encoding M20/M25/M40 family metallo-hydrolase, with product MDNIVTDYFLELLRTYSPTGREDKIAGVVESQLRSLGYENVHLDRAGNVLGSFIGNGAKVLLCGHMDTVPGKRPVTFRNGLFTGRGAVDAKASLLALMVGASEAKRMGAKLAITFVSAVGEEGESKGIREVIKNNPHPNYAIFGEPSNTVDLTVGYKGRILLEMVVSTLPHHASAPWQGANAIEKSVDIFRKVERYYGKGESFREVSVSLTGMTSKKAHNVTAYYARSLIDLRYPPSKTEGGVMGELRGLVNSESDKCDVKLKAISSVKPYVSNIRGNLVKSFQAGVAKFSGNNPSLLFKSGSGDMNIAGNEINVETVTYGPGDPSLSHSDNEVISIKDLENSIKIVTNALIELDSLNPS from the coding sequence ATGGACAACATAGTCACGGATTATTTCCTGGAACTGCTGAGAACCTACTCACCAACCGGCAGAGAAGATAAGATAGCAGGAGTCGTGGAGAGTCAGCTCAGGAGTTTGGGTTATGAAAACGTCCACCTGGATCGTGCTGGAAACGTGTTGGGTTCCTTCATCGGCAATGGAGCAAAGGTTCTGCTCTGCGGACACATGGACACGGTTCCAGGGAAAAGACCTGTAACTTTCAGGAACGGTTTATTCACTGGGCGGGGAGCAGTCGATGCAAAGGCCTCTCTTCTGGCTCTGATGGTCGGAGCAAGTGAGGCAAAGAGGATGGGTGCAAAGCTAGCAATCACGTTTGTGTCTGCAGTAGGAGAAGAGGGAGAGAGCAAGGGTATCAGGGAGGTCATCAAGAATAATCCCCATCCAAATTATGCGATATTTGGAGAGCCTAGCAATACGGTGGATCTGACAGTCGGCTATAAGGGAAGGATTCTCCTGGAGATGGTAGTTTCCACATTACCGCATCATGCCAGTGCACCATGGCAGGGAGCAAATGCTATAGAGAAAAGTGTGGATATTTTCCGGAAGGTAGAAAGGTATTATGGAAAAGGGGAAAGTTTCAGAGAAGTATCTGTCAGCTTAACAGGCATGACGTCAAAAAAGGCACATAACGTAACAGCATATTATGCCAGGAGTCTAATAGATTTAAGATACCCGCCCTCGAAAACAGAAGGGGGAGTAATGGGCGAACTAAGGGGACTTGTCAACTCAGAATCTGACAAATGTGACGTAAAATTAAAGGCCATTAGCTCCGTTAAGCCGTATGTTTCAAATATCAGGGGCAACCTGGTTAAAAGCTTTCAGGCAGGAGTGGCTAAATTTAGCGGAAACAATCCTTCACTGTTGTTTAAGAGTGGTTCGGGAGACATGAACATAGCAGGGAATGAAATTAATGTCGAGACCGTAACTTATGGCCCGGGCGATCCATCACTTTCTCATTCAGATAACGAAGTTATTTCAATTAAGGATCTGGAAAACAGTATAAAAATTGTCACAAATGCCCTTATTGAATTGGATTCCCTTAATCCAAGTTGA
- a CDS encoding aminotransferase class III-fold pyridoxal phosphate-dependent enzyme, with protein sequence MITAQNIMDLEIEHEAKTYQKLPVVASRASGSIIWDVNGKDYVDLSSGYGVAILGYNNHRIMNAIMEQFNTVSILHSSLYNETRADFLEKLSSVVPKNITSFYLGNSGTEAIEASMKAAIKFTGRKLLVSMKNGYHGKTLGSLAITHSEKYTRSFRDVIYKGVQFVDYGDANAIRELPNLNEIAAVFVEPVQGEGGIILPGSEYLKELREITEEHGILLIADEIQSGLGRTGKMWAHQWSGVEPDIMTIGKGIGGGIPMGIAAGEEEIMNSLTLGEMSSTLGGNPLACAAGIEVLNQLSKELLSEVTRKGKYMISRLSQSLSDSKIVREVRGIGMMQAISLRVKFIPVLMNMIQNGVIPLYSGISIIRLLPPYIISDSEIDIAVNRITSSINEFENGTGAAH encoded by the coding sequence ATGATAACAGCACAAAACATCATGGACCTGGAGATAGAACATGAAGCAAAGACTTACCAAAAACTTCCTGTCGTTGCATCCAGGGCATCAGGTTCAATTATATGGGACGTAAATGGCAAGGATTACGTGGACCTTTCAAGTGGATACGGTGTTGCCATCCTTGGATACAATAACCATAGGATAATGAATGCGATCATGGAACAATTTAACACAGTTTCAATATTGCATTCCTCTCTTTACAATGAAACACGTGCAGACTTTCTTGAAAAGTTATCCTCAGTCGTGCCAAAAAATATAACAAGCTTTTATCTTGGAAATAGCGGAACTGAGGCTATTGAGGCATCAATGAAGGCAGCCATAAAATTTACGGGAAGGAAGCTTTTGGTCAGCATGAAGAACGGATATCATGGCAAGACCCTTGGATCACTTGCCATAACGCACTCAGAGAAGTACACTCGTTCGTTCAGAGATGTCATATACAAAGGCGTCCAATTCGTTGACTATGGAGACGCTAACGCTATAAGAGAATTGCCCAATCTAAATGAGATAGCTGCTGTCTTTGTTGAACCGGTACAGGGAGAAGGGGGTATAATTCTTCCAGGAAGCGAGTATTTGAAAGAATTAAGAGAAATCACGGAAGAGCACGGGATCTTGCTCATCGCTGATGAGATCCAATCCGGTCTTGGCAGGACCGGAAAGATGTGGGCTCATCAATGGTCTGGAGTTGAGCCAGACATAATGACCATCGGTAAAGGTATAGGGGGCGGTATTCCGATGGGAATAGCCGCAGGAGAAGAAGAAATCATGAACTCTTTGACACTTGGAGAAATGTCTTCGACTCTGGGTGGAAATCCATTGGCATGCGCGGCTGGAATTGAAGTTCTTAACCAATTGAGTAAGGAATTATTGAGTGAGGTAACAAGAAAGGGAAAATACATGATTTCCAGGTTATCTCAGAGTCTTTCTGATTCCAAAATTGTCAGGGAGGTGCGTGGCATCGGGATGATGCAGGCGATAAGCCTCAGAGTAAAATTTATTCCGGTTCTAATGAATATGATACAAAATGGCGTTATACCACTATACTCCGGAATATCAATTATCCGGTTGTTGCCCCCATATATCATTTCTGATAGTGAAATAGACATTGCTGTGAATAGAATCACTTCATCGATAAATGAATTTGAAAACGGAACGGGTGCTGCTCATTGA
- a CDS encoding argininosuccinate synthase, whose protein sequence is MNKKVLLLYSGGLDTSVMLKWLNEKLGYDVVALTLDVGQRELNLDSVADKARNIGALDTITMDVKHEFVNGYVSKSILSDGLYEGSYPLSTSIARPLMAEKAVEVAHDYDCTSIAHGCTGKGNDQVRFETSIRALDPSMDVLAPVREWNMNRDDEIEYAKEHGIPVPVGGKYSVDENLWGRSVEGSVLEDPAVEPPEDAYFYVTPPWKCKDTKTEVKIGFEKGLPIKLNGQRLPLMTIVNKLTKIAGENGYGAIDHIENRVTGIKSREFYECPAALSILEARKKLESLTLNEKELKLKKFIDDLWANNAYVGLWHDPVMNHLNKTEKSMNEFLSGEVTLKFYKGNCIATSVESSNSLYNYSLSTYGRGQTFDQGSAAGFIKIFGMQTILSSNVRNGYSRKLRAIEEEA, encoded by the coding sequence GTGAACAAGAAAGTATTGCTCTTATATTCGGGAGGACTTGATACCTCAGTAATGCTAAAATGGCTAAACGAGAAGTTAGGTTACGATGTTGTTGCTTTGACTCTGGACGTTGGCCAAAGGGAACTTAATCTTGATTCTGTTGCGGATAAAGCAAGAAATATAGGGGCTCTCGATACAATAACCATGGATGTAAAACATGAATTCGTAAATGGATATGTATCTAAATCCATTTTATCAGATGGGCTTTACGAAGGGTCCTACCCACTTTCAACAAGTATAGCAAGGCCGCTGATGGCAGAAAAAGCTGTAGAGGTTGCCCATGATTACGATTGCACCTCCATTGCACATGGATGCACTGGAAAAGGAAATGATCAGGTACGATTTGAGACTTCAATACGTGCACTGGACCCCTCGATGGATGTCCTGGCCCCCGTGAGAGAATGGAACATGAACAGGGACGATGAGATAGAATATGCAAAGGAGCACGGAATACCAGTCCCAGTAGGCGGAAAATACTCTGTGGACGAGAATCTTTGGGGAAGGTCGGTGGAAGGTTCTGTTCTTGAGGATCCGGCGGTGGAACCTCCGGAAGATGCGTATTTCTATGTAACACCGCCTTGGAAATGCAAAGATACAAAAACTGAAGTAAAAATTGGTTTTGAGAAAGGACTTCCCATTAAATTGAATGGACAGCGTCTTCCTTTGATGACTATTGTGAATAAATTAACAAAAATAGCAGGAGAAAACGGCTATGGCGCAATAGACCATATAGAAAACCGTGTCACCGGGATAAAAAGCAGAGAATTCTATGAATGCCCAGCAGCACTTAGCATTCTGGAAGCGCGTAAAAAATTGGAATCTTTAACATTGAACGAAAAGGAACTTAAGCTGAAGAAATTTATAGATGACCTATGGGCAAACAATGCTTACGTCGGCCTCTGGCACGATCCTGTAATGAATCATCTGAATAAAACCGAAAAGAGCATGAACGAATTCCTATCCGGCGAAGTCACGCTCAAATTCTACAAAGGTAATTGCATCGCGACAAGCGTCGAAAGTTCCAACTCTCTGTACAATTATTCCCTATCAACATACGGAAGGGGGCAAACATTCGATCAAGGATCTGCTGCAGGATTCATAAAGATCTTTGGGATGCAGACAATTCTTTCATCAAATGTGAGAAATGGATATTCTCGCAAGTTAAGAGCAATAGAGGAAGAAGCGTGA
- a CDS encoding [LysW]-aminoadipate/[LysW]-glutamate kinase, with protein sequence MKIVIKIGGSVIDKGIPDALIDDFVSLRAHSICVVHGGGKTVTRISRLMGVEPKFITSPSGIKSRFTDGETMDIYKMVMIGKINSDIVLALNRRHVPAFGFSGLDGPTIFANRKKKLIVLDGRDRKMIIDGGLTGQVGKVDTSFISLFLDRGIVPVVSPIAISEEYEPLNIDADRAAASIAAALNADKLIMITDVDGLIHNGSVVNKARAEEIKEISGEVGNGMDKKLIFATQALSGGVKEIVISNGYIDKPLQNALNGKRRTVILK encoded by the coding sequence ATGAAAATAGTTATAAAGATTGGAGGAAGCGTAATAGATAAAGGTATCCCAGATGCACTGATAGATGATTTCGTATCGCTGAGAGCGCATTCTATTTGTGTAGTTCACGGAGGAGGAAAGACTGTTACAAGGATTTCACGCCTTATGGGTGTTGAGCCAAAGTTTATTACTTCACCATCCGGGATTAAAAGCCGCTTCACCGACGGAGAAACTATGGACATATACAAAATGGTCATGATAGGCAAGATAAACTCGGACATAGTTCTTGCACTCAACAGAAGACATGTTCCCGCATTCGGTTTTTCTGGGCTTGATGGACCTACCATATTCGCAAACAGAAAGAAAAAATTAATAGTACTGGACGGAAGAGACAGAAAAATGATCATCGATGGTGGATTGACCGGCCAGGTAGGCAAGGTCGACACTTCTTTCATTTCCCTCTTCTTGGATCGGGGCATCGTACCCGTAGTTTCACCCATTGCGATAAGCGAGGAATATGAACCATTGAATATCGATGCAGACAGAGCCGCAGCATCCATCGCAGCAGCACTAAATGCCGACAAACTCATCATGATTACCGATGTCGATGGATTGATTCATAATGGATCCGTTGTGAACAAAGCCAGGGCAGAAGAGATCAAGGAAATTAGTGGAGAAGTTGGAAACGGCATGGACAAAAAATTGATATTTGCAACGCAAGCCCTAAGTGGAGGTGTCAAGGAGATAGTCATATCAAATGGGTATATTGATAAACCTTTACAAAACGCTCTCAACGGAAAGAGGAGAACAGTGATACTAAAATGA
- the lysX gene encoding lysine biosynthesis protein LysX, giving the protein MRIGVLHDVVRWEEKAIAEAIARKGHEAVMIDTRKMEMDFDSKVTEPELYIQRSVSYYRGLHTTAFLEAKGKFVVNNLQAMLITGDKMLTSLALVKNNVPTPSTAAATSIESAMSIFTNKFHGKAVLKPVVGSWGRMIALLNDRDAAEAVFEDREYMHPINSIYYLQEFVERPPRDMRVFVVGDRVLCGIYRYSQDGKWKTNTAIGGRAEKLEITNEIEKIALNSTDSIGRGIFGVDMMESDKGYLVHEINGTTEFKNTARVTGVDIAGEIVDFTIHDGEWTT; this is encoded by the coding sequence TTGAGGATCGGCGTTTTACATGACGTTGTACGATGGGAGGAAAAAGCGATAGCAGAGGCGATTGCACGAAAAGGGCACGAAGCAGTAATGATAGATACCAGAAAAATGGAGATGGATTTTGATTCAAAAGTTACAGAACCAGAATTATATATCCAAAGGAGTGTCAGCTATTATCGTGGATTGCATACAACCGCATTTCTTGAAGCAAAAGGGAAATTTGTCGTTAACAACCTGCAAGCGATGCTGATCACCGGGGATAAAATGCTTACTTCACTTGCACTTGTGAAAAACAATGTACCAACACCCAGCACTGCAGCTGCGACGTCGATAGAAAGTGCCATGAGCATTTTCACGAATAAATTTCATGGGAAAGCTGTTTTGAAGCCAGTAGTTGGAAGCTGGGGTAGAATGATCGCTCTTCTAAATGACAGAGATGCCGCGGAAGCTGTGTTCGAGGACAGGGAATACATGCATCCCATAAATTCCATCTATTATCTTCAAGAATTTGTTGAAAGACCGCCAAGAGATATGAGAGTTTTCGTTGTTGGAGATAGGGTTTTATGCGGCATATACAGGTATTCTCAAGATGGAAAATGGAAAACAAACACGGCGATAGGTGGAAGGGCAGAAAAACTTGAAATTACGAACGAGATAGAGAAAATAGCCCTTAATTCTACAGATAGCATTGGAAGAGGTATTTTCGGTGTCGACATGATGGAATCGGATAAGGGCTATCTCGTACACGAAATAAATGGAACTACTGAATTCAAGAACACAGCTAGGGTAACCGGCGTAGATATTGCGGGAGAGATAGTGGATTTCACAATACATGATGGCGAATGGACAACATAG